In Methylacidiphilum infernorum V4, a single window of DNA contains:
- a CDS encoding OmpH family outer membrane protein, giving the protein MKPFIFVFSIISALSIGSLHAQQVLKIAVVDLQKAFNDFYKTKEADSEMKSKVAAFEKERQEMANDLNKIGEEAKKMHDAAQDKTLSEAARAEKQKAFEAKAQDFQAMQRKFQEFQYIRTKELEDRSQRIRQSIIDDITKTILEISSREKFTLVFDKSGKSLSGTNVLLYSQDVKDITDEVIRTINATKPQTKAASTSP; this is encoded by the coding sequence ATGAAACCATTTATCTTTGTCTTTAGCATTATTAGTGCCTTATCGATCGGTTCGCTCCATGCCCAACAGGTATTAAAAATAGCCGTTGTCGACCTTCAAAAAGCATTCAACGATTTTTATAAAACAAAGGAGGCGGACTCCGAAATGAAATCCAAAGTCGCCGCTTTTGAAAAGGAACGCCAAGAGATGGCCAACGACTTGAACAAAATCGGTGAAGAGGCAAAAAAGATGCACGATGCCGCCCAAGACAAGACCCTTTCGGAAGCTGCAAGAGCCGAAAAACAAAAGGCTTTTGAGGCCAAGGCGCAAGATTTTCAAGCGATGCAGAGGAAATTCCAAGAATTTCAATACATTCGGACGAAGGAACTGGAAGATCGTTCACAGAGAATACGCCAGAGCATCATCGATGACATAACAAAAACGATTTTAGAAATCAGCAGCCGCGAAAAGTTTACCCTTGTCTTCGATAAGTCCGGGAAAAGCTTGAGCGGAACAAACGTTCTTCTCTATTCGCAGGATGTCAAAGACATCACCGATGAAGTCATTAGAACAATAAACGCAACGAAGCCGCAGACCAAGGCCGCATCTACCTCTCCATAA
- the lpxD gene encoding UDP-3-O-(3-hydroxymyristoyl)glucosamine N-acyltransferase, which yields MISYSVKQLASLVGGIVEGEPEIEITGISDILDAKKGQITFLSNPRYEAAVEKTQASAIVVSKSYKSSSPITLIRVDSPSLAFSQIISLFSPQPFSYEPGIHPTALIGREVEIGKEVSIQPYAVIEDKVKIGDGCVIGAYVFIGRESIIGEKSFFYPHVTIRERSRIGKRVILHPGAVIGSDGFGYEQTNGRHEKIPQVGIVQIDDDVEIGANTTVDRGRFGKTWIQEGCKIDNLVQIAHNVIIGKNSIIAAQTGISGSTSLGEHVTLAGQVGIAGHIHIGDGATITAQSGVTKDVPPRAVLSGRHARPINLTHKLEVLYNKLPELWERLKKLEKKYDGDSPRPEADPYNS from the coding sequence GTGATCTCTTATTCGGTAAAACAGCTCGCCTCACTTGTTGGAGGCATTGTCGAAGGAGAACCTGAGATCGAAATCACCGGCATCTCCGATATTCTGGATGCCAAAAAAGGACAAATCACTTTCCTGAGTAATCCTCGCTATGAGGCGGCTGTCGAAAAAACCCAGGCCTCGGCCATCGTGGTGTCAAAAAGCTACAAAAGTTCCTCCCCTATTACCCTAATTCGTGTCGATTCTCCTTCCCTAGCGTTTTCTCAAATCATTTCACTGTTTAGTCCTCAACCTTTTTCCTATGAACCCGGCATTCATCCCACGGCGCTCATAGGCCGGGAAGTCGAAATAGGGAAAGAGGTCAGCATCCAGCCCTATGCCGTGATCGAAGACAAGGTGAAGATCGGGGATGGATGTGTCATAGGCGCATACGTTTTCATTGGGAGGGAAAGTATCATCGGAGAGAAATCTTTTTTTTATCCCCACGTGACCATAAGAGAAAGGAGTCGGATTGGTAAACGGGTGATTCTCCATCCGGGAGCTGTTATCGGATCTGACGGGTTTGGTTATGAACAGACAAACGGCCGCCATGAAAAAATCCCCCAGGTAGGGATAGTCCAGATTGATGACGATGTCGAAATTGGGGCTAACACTACCGTGGATCGAGGAAGATTCGGCAAAACATGGATTCAAGAAGGCTGCAAAATCGATAATCTTGTCCAGATTGCCCATAATGTTATCATCGGGAAAAATTCCATCATTGCCGCCCAAACGGGGATTTCCGGCAGCACCTCTTTAGGAGAACATGTAACCCTAGCCGGACAGGTAGGCATTGCCGGCCACATTCATATCGGTGATGGGGCCACCATCACGGCCCAATCCGGGGTGACAAAAGACGTTCCCCCGCGGGCCGTCCTTTCGGGCCGCCATGCCCGCCCCATCAACCTTACCCATAAGTTGGAGGTTCTTTATAACAAGCTTCCCGAGTTGTGGGAAAGGCTCAAGAAATTAGAAAAAAAATACGACGGAGACAGTCCTCGACCCGAGGCGGATCCCTATAACTCATAA
- a CDS encoding homoserine dehydrogenase — protein MNSFKVGLIGLGNVGSRVWHNLLTHKELLTKKSGKTIEIKKIAVRSPQKALKVGVPQERLTTDWREIVNDPGLDAVVELIGGIDVPYEIITQALQKGKDVVTANKALLAFHGHEIASLASKHKRRILFEASVAGGIPLLQAIQDGLVANRFLMISGIVNGTCNYILTEMTNGRMSYADALKKAKEMGYAEADEKLDVSGEDSAHKAAILCALSYRFWPKVGEIYTEGIESVDPFDIQYAGELGYVFKLLAIIKKHQCSKEVEIRVHPTLLKKDHILSSVSGSFNAVIIKGDIVGDQLFYGRGAGGDPTASAVLSDLVELARYPYVECAPRLFFADTESEYKVMPISEIVSRYYLRLNVVDKPGVLASIAEILGKKNIGISSVVQPEVSSFAQGVPLVIMVHDAKEKFFQEACLEISRLPFLKCEPIVYRVEDFHVQGE, from the coding sequence ATGAATTCTTTCAAGGTGGGATTAATCGGTCTTGGCAATGTAGGGTCCCGGGTGTGGCATAACCTGCTCACCCACAAGGAATTACTGACAAAAAAGTCGGGAAAAACCATCGAAATTAAAAAAATCGCCGTGCGTTCACCCCAGAAAGCCTTGAAAGTAGGCGTTCCCCAGGAAAGGCTCACCACGGATTGGAGAGAAATTGTGAACGATCCAGGTCTAGACGCCGTCGTCGAACTGATCGGGGGTATCGATGTCCCTTATGAAATTATTACCCAGGCCTTGCAAAAAGGCAAAGATGTGGTCACAGCCAATAAAGCTCTTTTAGCTTTCCATGGTCATGAGATAGCCAGCCTGGCTTCCAAGCACAAAAGAAGAATCCTCTTTGAAGCCAGCGTTGCCGGTGGCATTCCCCTTCTGCAAGCTATACAAGATGGCCTTGTAGCCAACCGCTTTCTTATGATTTCAGGAATCGTCAACGGCACTTGCAATTACATTCTCACGGAAATGACCAACGGTCGGATGAGCTATGCCGATGCACTCAAAAAGGCAAAAGAGATGGGATATGCAGAAGCGGATGAAAAACTGGATGTAAGCGGAGAAGACAGCGCCCACAAAGCAGCGATTCTCTGTGCCTTATCCTACAGGTTCTGGCCAAAAGTAGGCGAAATTTACACCGAGGGGATCGAATCGGTTGATCCTTTTGATATCCAATATGCCGGTGAGCTGGGCTACGTTTTTAAGTTGTTGGCCATTATAAAAAAGCACCAGTGCTCCAAAGAGGTTGAAATTCGAGTCCATCCGACCTTGCTGAAAAAAGACCACATCTTGAGTTCAGTCTCAGGGTCATTCAACGCGGTCATTATCAAGGGAGATATTGTGGGAGACCAGCTCTTCTATGGAAGGGGAGCTGGAGGAGATCCCACGGCCAGTGCCGTGCTCAGCGATCTGGTAGAACTTGCCCGCTATCCCTATGTTGAATGTGCTCCCCGGCTCTTTTTTGCCGATACGGAGAGCGAATACAAGGTCATGCCCATTTCCGAGATTGTTTCTCGATATTATTTAAGGCTGAACGTCGTGGACAAGCCCGGTGTTTTGGCTTCGATTGCCGAAATTTTGGGTAAAAAAAATATCGGTATTTCTTCAGTAGTCCAACCCGAAGTTTCGAGTTTTGCCCAGGGGGTCCCTCTGGTTATAATGGTCCATGACGCGAAAGAAAAATTTTTTCAAGAAGCCTGCTTGGAAATTTCTAGGCTTCCCTTTCTTAAATGTGAACCTATCGTTTACAGGGTAGAGGATTTTCATGTTCAAGGAGAATAA